A stretch of the Nicotiana tabacum cultivar K326 chromosome 6, ASM71507v2, whole genome shotgun sequence genome encodes the following:
- the LOC107791570 gene encoding cytochrome P450 94B3-like, giving the protein MFLSLLLSFILGFLSFSFLSFSKKLHLKFRRITPIYGPSSYPILGCLISFYKNRHRLLDWYTELLSESPTQTILVQRFGAPRTIITANATNVEHILKTNFTNYPKGQPFTEILGDFLGMGIFNVDGERWNTQRKLASHEFSTKSLREFVVKTLEEVVETRLIPLLDQAAKSNKIVDLQDVLRCFAFDTICKVSLGTDPHCLDDLSHVPILVEAFDNASQACAMRGMAPIYAVWKTKRALNLGSEKKLKENVKRVHCCINEIIEKKKQKISENGDHKNMDLLSRLLIAGHEDEVVRDMVISFLMAGRDTTSSALTWLFWLTTKHHDVKNEMINEITSINNGDKALEFDDLKEMKYLQACLNESMRLYPPVAWDSKHAAKDDILPDGTRVQKGNRVTYFQYGMGRMEEIWGKDRLEFKPERWLDEKGVSKSVCPYKFPVFQAGPRVCLGKEMAFTQMKYVLASVLRRFEIKPVNVDKPVFVPLLTAHMAGGFNVRIYHRGSE; this is encoded by the coding sequence ATGTTTCTTTCCCTCTTACTTTCGTTCATTTTAGGgtttctttccttctcttttttatCTTTCTCCAAAAAACTTCATCTCAAATTCCGAAGAATCACTCCCATATATGGCCCTTCCTCTTACCCAATCCTTGGCTGTCTTATTTCCTTTTACAAAAATCGTCACCGTCTATTGGATTGGTACACTGAACTTTTGTCTGAGTCACCCACACAAACCATTCTAGTTCAACGCTTTGGTGCCCCTCGAACTATAATCACAGCCAATGCAACTAACGTTGAGCACATTCTCAAAACGAACTTTACTAATTATCCAAAAGGCCAGCCATTTACAGAGATTCTAGGCGATTTTCTCGGGATGGGGATCTTCAACGTAGACGGCGAGCGATGGAACACGCAGCGCAAATTGGCTAGCCACGAGTTCAGCACAAAGTCATTGAGGGAATTCGTGGTCAAAACTCTAGAAGAAGTAGTTGAGACGAGACTGATTCCATTGCTTGACCAAGCTGCAAAATCTAACAAAATTGTGGACTTGCAAGACGTGCTTAGGTGTTTTGCATTCGACACTATTTGCAAGGTGTCGCTCGGTACTGACCCACATTGCTTGGACGATCTTTCGCACGTGCCAATTCTGGTTGAAGCGTTTGACAACGCTTCACAAGCGTGTGCCATGCGTGGGATGGCGCCTATATACGCGGTCTGGAAAACCAAGAGAGCGCTCAATTTAGGATCAGAGAAGAAGCTGAAAGAAAACGTGAAACGAGTTCACTGTTGTATTAACGAGATCAtagagaaaaagaaacaaaagatcaGTGAAAATGGGGATCACAAAAACATGGATCTTCTCTCTAGATTATTAATTGCTGGCCACGAAGAtgaggtggtaagagatatggTCATAAGTTTTCTAATGGCCGGAAGAGATACAACTTCTTCAGCCTTGACTTGGCTTTTTTGGCTAACCACCAAACATCACGACGTCAAAAACGAAATGATCAATGAAATAACTTCGATCAACAATGGCGATAAGGCACTCGAATTCGACGACTTGAAAGAGATGAAGTATTTACAAGCATGCTTGAATGAATCAATGAGGCTTTATCCGCCGGTGGCTTGGGACTCAAAGCATGCGGCTAAAGATGACATTCTACCCGACGGTACAAGAGTTCAAAAAGGGAATAGAGTTACTTATTTCCAGTACGGAATGGGTAGAATGGAGGAGATATGGGGAAAAGACAGACTTGAATTTAAACCGGAGCGGTGGTTGGATGAAAAGGGAGTGTCGAAAAGTGTTTGTCCCTATAAGTTTCCAGTGTTTCAAGCAGGTCCAAGGGTGTGTTTGGGAAAAGAAATGGCATTCACACAGATGAAGTATGTGTTGGCTTCAGTACTAAGGCGGTTCGAGATTAAACCGGTGAATGTAGATAAGCCGGTTTTTGTGCCTCTTTTAACCGCACACATGGCTGGTGGTTTCAATGTGCGAATTTATCACCGTGGCAGCGAATGA